In Streptomyces sp. NBC_00341, the DNA window CGAGTTGCCACGGCGCCATCCGGAGGCTTATAAGAGGAACGTGGCCAAGGCGATTCCGGGAATTCCGGGGACTGCCGCCATGGAGGTTTCCCATGTTTCTCACTCCGTCCGACACGGAGAAATTGCTGCTGAGCGTCGCCGGAATGGTTGCCCGCGACCGCCGGGAGCGCGGCGTCCGTCTGAACTACCCCGAGGCCGTCGCCCTGCTCGCCTGCTGGGCGATGGAACGTGCCAGGGAAGGCGCCCGCGTCGCCGACCTCATGACCATGGGACGATCCGTGCTGACCCGCGCTGACGTGCTGGAAGGCGTTCCGGAGATGCTGCACGACGTCCAGGTCGAGGCGACCTTCCCGGACGGGCGCAAGCTCGTCACGATCACCTCACCGATCCCATGATCCCCGGCGAGATCCGCACCGGGCCCGGCGTGGTCCACCTGAATTCAGAACGCCGCGCATTGCGGCTCACGGTGGTGAACGACGGGGACCGCCCCATTCAGATCGGCTCCCATTTCCATTTCTTCGACGTGAATCCCGCACTTTCCTTCGACCGGCCGCAGACCGAGGGATTCCGGCTCGATATCCCGTCCGGCACCTCGCTGCGCTTCGAGCCCGGCGTCGGCGCGGAGATCACCCTCGTCGAACTCGGCGGACGCGCGAAGGTGCCCGGCATCGTCGTCCGCACCGCGCCCCGGTCCAGGGGCGCGCAGGACACCGCAACGGAGGGCGTGTGACATGGCACAACTGACCCGCGCCGCCTACGCGGCGTTCTACGGCCCCACCACCGGCGACCGCATCCGGCTCGCCGACACCGACCTCTGGATCGAGGTCGAGGAGGACCGCTGCTTCGGCGGCGACGAGGCGGTCTTCGGCGGCGGCAAGTCCATCCGCGAATCGATGGGCCAGGCCACCACCCCACGCGCGGAGGGCGCCCTCGACCTCGTCATCACCAACGTCGTGGTCCTGGACCACTGGGGCATCGTCAAGACGGACATCGGCATCAGGGCCGGCCGCATCGTCGCCCTCGGCCGCTCCG includes these proteins:
- a CDS encoding urease subunit gamma, translating into MFLTPSDTEKLLLSVAGMVARDRRERGVRLNYPEAVALLACWAMERAREGARVADLMTMGRSVLTRADVLEGVPEMLHDVQVEATFPDGRKLVTITSPIP
- a CDS encoding urease subunit beta; this translates as MIPGEIRTGPGVVHLNSERRALRLTVVNDGDRPIQIGSHFHFFDVNPALSFDRPQTEGFRLDIPSGTSLRFEPGVGAEITLVELGGRAKVPGIVVRTAPRSRGAQDTATEGV